A single genomic interval of Amblyomma americanum isolate KBUSLIRL-KWMA chromosome 11, ASM5285725v1, whole genome shotgun sequence harbors:
- the LOC144110799 gene encoding uncharacterized protein LOC144110799 has translation MDAGASRGSTSQLRKPQPGVQLSEMCRTALPMHDCGARGDLMARNTASVSSWTQLHWKPEADAQDLNPAHVVIQLPTRHPRFEAPVPAVTFVCAVALFLYLDWELWACVWHHCALFISWSSEAHRAHRPLFTDRNKVACPTCMASTESYVNRSQDPCVIVHRGVCDRWNHHEPSFLPAAEDELCGFALNSKEWPAYDYNSEPATPLACSHNGAAVASFSVWHEKDVLVYSKGFLAAHHMPWGTTSRWNLLDASGNWNLHLWFQVTFDLPSAKGVLIMEQQERQLSSAI, from the exons ATGGATGCTGGGGCCAGCAGAGGCTCTACCAGCCAGCTGAGGAAGCCGCAGCCTGGTGTGCAGCTGAGCGAAATGTGCCGTACTGCTCTACCGATGCACGACTGTGGCGCCCGAGGTGACCTCATGGCTAGGAACACTGCTTCGGTTTCTTCCTGGACCCAACTGCACTGGAAGCCGGAGGCTGACGCACAG GATCTCAACCCGGCCCACGTGGTAATCCAGCTGCCAACACGGCATCCGAGATTCGAGGCTCCTGTACCCGCGGTGACATTCGTCTGCGCCGTCGCCCTGTTCCTCTACCTTGACTGGGAACTGTGGGCTTGCGTCTGGCATCACTGTGCGCTCTTCATCTCATGGAGCTCCGAAGCTCATCGTGCCCACCGGCCGTTGTTTACCGACCGCAACAAAGTGGCCTGCCCAACATGCATGGCTTCTACAGAATCCTACGTCAACCGGTCCCAAGACCCATGCGTCATCGTTCACCGGGGCGTCTGCGACCGCTGGAACCACCATGAGCCCTCATTTCTCCCTGCCGCCGAAGATGAATTGTGTGGTTTCGCCCTTAATTCCAAAGAGTGGCCTGCTTATGACTACAACAGCGAGCCCGCAACGCCGTTGGCCTGCAGCCACAATGGGGCTGCAGTCGCGTCTTTTTCGGTTTGGCACGAAAAAGACGTCCTGGTCTACTCAAAGGGCTTCTTGGCCGCTCACCACATGCCATGGGGCACGACGTCCCGCTGGAACCTGCTCGACGCATCCGGAAACTGGAATCTGCACCTGTGGTTCCAGGTGACCTTCGATCTGCCTTCCGCGAAAGGAGTGCTTATTATGGAACAGCAAGAGCGACAGCTTAGTTCCGCTATCTGA